In Sulfolobales archaeon, the DNA window CCTAGAACTCCTGCTATGAAGAACCATGGTGATATTATCCAGGCGATTAAAAGACCTGCTACTAGAGCTACTCCTGATATAACCGAAGCTTCTCTCTTGCTAATCATATTAGAGGGTATAACCCTATTTCGAGTTCTCATCATTATAGCATCTATATCCGCGTCCAGAACCATGTTGAATCCTGTGGTGCCTCCTACTGTGAGAAAGAGAGATAGTATTATGAGAAGAAGAGTAGGTAGATTTAAATTGTATACCGCAGCTATGAGGTATCCTAATACTCCGACGAAAATTAGAAGAGATGATTGCTTGAGTTTGAAGAGATCATAGATTATGTATATGTAATTCTTTTCATGTCTCGCTATAGAGCTTGATTCCATCATATGTGACTACCTCAGATTAAACTGCTAATGAAGCTATTATAAGTTCTATGTCTTCAAATGAGAAGAGATATAAGTTCTATCTTCAATGCTATCTTCAAATTCACTTATATCTTCTTATTATCTCGTCAGCCAGCTTGGCTGCTCCATCTGGAAACTCTCTAGGGATCTTTTTTCTGCATTCTTCAATTCTCTCAACAAGGATCTCTGATTCGATTCTATCCTCATAGCATACTCCAAGTTTCTCTGCGAGTATTCTAGCATCTTCAGCACCTGCGGTAAGTCTCCAGCCAGGGTTAGGGATTATTATAACAGGTTTTCTATAGGTTAGAGCTGCATCGATCACTGTCTTCCCAAGATGAGATACTACTATTGAAGCTTTCGCTATCCACTTATTTATATCAGGATCGAAATCAAAGACTATCCAATCTCTTCTACTTCTATATATGCTGGGATCTACTCTGCCTGTTTGCAGAACTACATTCTCTAATTTGGTTTTCATAATCGCATCGAAAAGATCTTTAAACCCATATGTTCCTGCAGTAACCACTATAAAACCCTCATCCCTGATCTCGTGCTCAGGCTTCTCATATAGAGGGCCGAAGAAGGTTCCTCTCGGGAGTATCCTCTTCTGCTCCTCCCATTGGAGGACTGTTATATCTGATATATAAGAGAGATACTTAGCTGAGGAGCTTGGCTTAGTGAATCTAACAGAGCTTTCTATGTTGATCACGGGAATCCTATGAATCTTACTAGCTATAGCTATGGGAACGCTATGGTTAGAACCTGAACTTATAAAAACATCTATATCACCAAGTTTTCTAATACTCTCTATAAAAGCTCGAGGAATATTTACAGCAAGCTTTATAAAACTCTCGTTAGGACCTCTAGCTTTTCTGATCTCAACAACTTCTCCATATCTCTCAACCTTACTTCTACTCCATCTATCTCCTGTAGGAATATAGAATATGAGCTCAGATCTTCCTGCAAGCCTCTGAGCTAAGGATACAGCATAACCCGTGTGACCTCCACCGCTCGCGGAAATACCGATCCTCATTTCAACCCCGTGGATATTCTCCACAGGAGGATAATAATTGAAGATTTAGAGGATTAGAATCTCTAGGTATGCGGGTAGGCTTGCATGATGATATAAGCTATTTGAAGTAGTAGAATCAAGTAGATCATATAATCTGTGTAGGTGAGCTTAGCAGATTTATACCTGGGTTTTCTCAGGGATAATCCTCTAACTTCTGCAGATATGCCAGCCCATAAAGCTCTCTCTATGCCTACACTTAATAATGGTATGATCAATGAGAGAGTATCTCTGGGTAGTATAGGAGTTCTTCTAAAACCTCTCTCAACTCTTGAAAGCGAGATCTCATCTAGATCTTTTTTCATCAGCTGGTAGAGTCTGAGAGCATAGAATACTGAGAATACAATCCCTTTAGGAAGTCTCAGATCTCTCTCGAGATCTTTTATAACACTCCTCGGATCTGCTAGCGAGAGGAAGAAGAGAGTTGCTCCAGAGATCATTCCCAACCTCAGGCTTATAGATGCTATAGCATTCAAAGCATTTTCCCTGATCACAATTAGAGGACTTAGATCTATTATGATTCTTCCTGTATTAGCTACTAGAAGAGAGTTTAGAGAGAGCCCTATCATGCCTAAGAAGAAGAGAAGTATTATAAGCCTGAACTTTCTAAAACCAGGTATAAAACCTATGAGCATGTTAAGAAAACCTGGTAGAAGCATTTCCCTTAGATCTCTTACTACAAATGCTAGAAGAGACACTGCGAGAGCGTATATAAAAAGTGTTGTCGAGAGAGGTCTTCTCAAAATCATTTTCCAGCTCCTCTCAAAAGTTCTAAAGCTTTGAAGCAGTCTATCTCCTCTATCTTCCTTTGAAGAGGATTTATGAGTAAAACTCTATCCGCTAGATCTCTTATAATCCTATAATCATGAGTTGATATGATTACCAACCTCCCTTCTCTTCTAAGATTCAAGAGAAGATCTCTAAGTCTCCTATAGAGATCCGGATCAATGCCTGCAGTAGGCTCATCTAGAAGAAGGATCTCTCTATCATATAGGAAGCTTATAAGAAGTGAGAGAGCTTTTCTCTGCCCATGACTAAGCTTAAAAGGACTCTCTCTATAAAATTCCTCATACCAAGGAAATATTCTGAGATAATTTTCATCAGATCTCATAGGAGTTCTTCTGATAGCTGAAAGCTCTTTCTCAACGCTATTAGAGATGAAAAGATAATCAGGCTGTTGCGGCGTGTAAAAAATACTTCTAAGAAGATCTTTTCTCTCAGCTATTCTACTTTCTAGATATATAGAGCCTTCCAAAGGCTTAAGCCATCCGATTATTGTTTTCATAAGTGTCGTCTTACCAGACCCGTTCGGACCTATCAAAGCTATGATCTCTCCCCTGTAGAACTCTAGATCTATGTCTTCTAGAAGTACTTTATCTCTATAGCCTATAGAAAGATTTCTAACTTCGAGTATTTTCTCATTCTTTCTCGTAGCAGAATCTTTATTACAGGATCTGAACTCCTCCATCTCCCTCTCGGGTTCTAGATATCTAGAGAGTTCTCTATCTAGCTCCTCCGATGATATTGAGCTGATGATTCTTCCTCTATCCATGATAAGGATTTTATCTGCTATATTCATGAAGTATTCGGGTTTGTGTTCTATAATTATCGTGGTTCTACCAGATCTTCTGAATTCTTCTGCAAACAATCTAACCTCTTTCACTCCCCAAGGATCTACCGAGGCTGTTGGTTCATCTAATATCACGATCTCCGGGTCATGTATTAAAGCTGATGCAAATGTAATCCTTCTCTTCTCACCGCTCGATAGATTCTCGATCTCTTCAAAAGCTTTCTCATACAAGCTAAGCCTCCTAAGCATATTACCAACTCTGCTCTCAATCTCATCAGAGCTGAATCCTAGATTTTCTAAGGTGAATGAAAGTTCATCCCATGCGGTGGGCATTGAAATCTGTTTATCAGGGTCTTGAAGCGCTAGTCCTATTCTTCTAGGAACTTCTCTATAATCCTCATAATTTAAAGGATCTAATCCTCCTAAATCTATCAAACCTTCTGTGAATCCTCCTAGAAGATTTTTGAGAACTCCTGTTAGTGAGAGCATCAGGGTTGTCTTGCCAGAACCAGATCTCCCTATAATCAGGATGGTCTCACCATCTCTAATCCAGCCTTCAACTTCTTTCAAAACCTCCTTAGACCTATATCCAGCTCTTAAGATATTGAATCTTATCATTGCCAACACCTTTTAAGCATATTATGATAGATAGTCTATAAGCTTCCTATAGCTGGCTTATAAATGTCTAAAGGTCTTAACAATGTGATGAACATGAAAAACAGGTCTAAACAGTTGAACATGAGATATACCTCGGTAGACTACTCTCTTCTAGGTCTTGTAGCCGTTGTTGCAGGGATTATATTCTATGCAACATGGTTTGTATACGAGTTTGGAAAAATCATTGGAGGACCTATAGTAGCCAGGATCATCTCCTACGGACTCTGGTTTATAGGAGCTCCACTAGCTGCAACACTGATCAGAAAACCTTTCTCCGCATTCTTAGGAGAAACACTTGGAGCATTAGTAGAAACATTGATACCAACAGTAGGAGGATTCACAAATCTAATATATGGAGTTGCTCAAGGTTTCTTCTCTGAAATAGCATACATGATATTCGGCTACAGAAGATGGGGGGCTGTGAATGCTGTTCTAGCTGGTGCTCTGGCAGGGATCCCAGCTGTGATGCTAGATGCGATTTTATTCGGCGAGATAGCTCCTCCGAGTGTGATGATCCTATGGTTGCTGTCAGCCGTAACGAGCGGAGGATTATACGGCTTCATAGCCTATATAGCTGTGTCAAGCATCTACAAGAGATAATATGGTTATTGAAGGTCTTCTCTCAATATGGCTAGCTATAGATCTTTTTCGACTTTTTTAGTTTTTTCCAGAGTATTTAATGGTGGTTTCATGGTTCTTATCTTAGGTGAAGAAGATGTTGTCAAAGTTCTGAGCTTTAAAGATGCTATAGATAGTATAGAAAGAGCTCTTCTACTTCAATCAAGTGGTGAAGCTCAGATTATTCCAAGATCTAGGATTTACATGAAGAGCTCAGTACTTCATGTGATGGCCTCATCATTAGAGCCTTTAGATGTGGCAGGTCTTAAAACCTATCTCTCAACACGTGAGAGAACAGTATTCGTAGTACTTCTATTCTCCATAAGTAGAGGAGAGCTCCTAGCGGTAATAGAAGGAGATATACTAGGGAGAATTAGAACAGGTGCTGCGAGTGCCATAGCTACTAAATATCTTGCCAGAGCAGATTCATCGGTACTTGGTGTAATAGGCTCCGGCAGACAAGCATATACTCAAGCTCTCGCTATATCTCGGGTGAGAGATTTTGATAGAATTCTAGTGGTATCTCAAGATGCTTCTAATGCTGAGAACATGGTTAGAGCACTTAGAGAGAAGGGTTTGAAAGCTTTCAGATCTGATTCTATAGAGAGTGTTTCTCGAGAGAGTGATGTAATATCGACAGCTACTAACTCTAGAAATCCTTTTCTAAAAGCTGAGTGGGTTAAGAAGGGAGCTCATGTAAATCTAGTAGGTTCTAATCATCCTTCAAGATCTGAGGCATACCCAGATCTATTCCTAAGATCCAGGCTTATTGTGACAGACTCTATAGAACAGGCTAAGAGAGAATCAGGAGATCTAATAGAAGCAGTTAAACAAGCCTACATAACCTGGGAGAATATTCACGAACTGTGGGAGGTAGTCTCAGGTAGAGTGAGAAGACAGAGCGATGAGGAGGTGACGATATTTAAATCTCATGGAGTAGCTCTGTGGGATATAGCTGTTGCGAGAATCGTTTACGAGAAAGCTTTGGAGAATGGTTTGGGAAGAGAGGTTGATTTTAAAGGTTTTTGGAGAGATAGATTCTTTTAAATTTTAAAGCCTGAAAAGACATATATATACTCATGTGATGTCAACATCTAGGATTATGAGGTGGTCTCTATGAGCTCGGGTATCACTCATGCAGATCCTAAGAAGAGATGGGTTGATAAGATGATGAAGAGTGCTAAGAGATATCATAAGATATGTCCT includes these proteins:
- a CDS encoding ATP-binding cassette domain-containing protein encodes the protein MIRFNILRAGYRSKEVLKEVEGWIRDGETILIIGRSGSGKTTLMLSLTGVLKNLLGGFTEGLIDLGGLDPLNYEDYREVPRRIGLALQDPDKQISMPTAWDELSFTLENLGFSSDEIESRVGNMLRRLSLYEKAFEEIENLSSGEKRRITFASALIHDPEIVILDEPTASVDPWGVKEVRLFAEEFRRSGRTTIIIEHKPEYFMNIADKILIMDRGRIISSISSEELDRELSRYLEPEREMEEFRSCNKDSATRKNEKILEVRNLSIGYRDKVLLEDIDLEFYRGEIIALIGPNGSGKTTLMKTIIGWLKPLEGSIYLESRIAERKDLLRSIFYTPQQPDYLFISNSVEKELSAIRRTPMRSDENYLRIFPWYEEFYRESPFKLSHGQRKALSLLISFLYDREILLLDEPTAGIDPDLYRRLRDLLLNLRREGRLVIISTHDYRIIRDLADRVLLINPLQRKIEEIDCFKALELLRGAGK
- a CDS encoding glycosyltransferase, which produces MRIGISASGGGHTGYAVSLAQRLAGRSELIFYIPTGDRWSRSKVERYGEVVEIRKARGPNESFIKLAVNIPRAFIESIRKLGDIDVFISSGSNHSVPIAIASKIHRIPVINIESSVRFTKPSSSAKYLSYISDITVLQWEEQKRILPRGTFFGPLYEKPEHEIRDEGFIVVTAGTYGFKDLFDAIMKTKLENVVLQTGRVDPSIYRSRRDWIVFDFDPDINKWIAKASIVVSHLGKTVIDAALTYRKPVIIIPNPGWRLTAGAEDARILAEKLGVCYEDRIESEILVERIEECRKKIPREFPDGAAKLADEIIRRYK
- a CDS encoding ECF transporter S component, encoding MSKGLNNVMNMKNRSKQLNMRYTSVDYSLLGLVAVVAGIIFYATWFVYEFGKIIGGPIVARIISYGLWFIGAPLAATLIRKPFSAFLGETLGALVETLIPTVGGFTNLIYGVAQGFFSEIAYMIFGYRRWGAVNAVLAGALAGIPAVMLDAILFGEIAPPSVMILWLLSAVTSGGLYGFIAYIAVSSIYKR
- a CDS encoding energy-coupling factor transporter transmembrane component T, with the translated sequence MILRRPLSTTLFIYALAVSLLAFVVRDLREMLLPGFLNMLIGFIPGFRKFRLIILLFFLGMIGLSLNSLLVANTGRIIIDLSPLIVIRENALNAIASISLRLGMISGATLFFLSLADPRSVIKDLERDLRLPKGIVFSVFYALRLYQLMKKDLDEISLSRVERGFRRTPILPRDTLSLIIPLLSVGIERALWAGISAEVRGLSLRKPRYKSAKLTYTDYMIYLILLLQIAYIIMQAYPHT
- a CDS encoding ornithine cyclodeaminase family protein, with product MVLILGEEDVVKVLSFKDAIDSIERALLLQSSGEAQIIPRSRIYMKSSVLHVMASSLEPLDVAGLKTYLSTRERTVFVVLLFSISRGELLAVIEGDILGRIRTGAASAIATKYLARADSSVLGVIGSGRQAYTQALAISRVRDFDRILVVSQDASNAENMVRALREKGLKAFRSDSIESVSRESDVISTATNSRNPFLKAEWVKKGAHVNLVGSNHPSRSEAYPDLFLRSRLIVTDSIEQAKRESGDLIEAVKQAYITWENIHELWEVVSGRVRRQSDEEVTIFKSHGVALWDIAVARIVYEKALENGLGREVDFKGFWRDRFF